In one window of Fictibacillus phosphorivorans DNA:
- the ybeY gene encoding rRNA maturation RNase YbeY, with the protein MMLHVEYLNEIDENSTEFQELLSNVLEKAAEMEETGQAEVSITIVTKERIQEINKEYRQKDSVTDVISFAMEEMGEDETEIIGGEETRFLGDIIICLDVAKEQAEEYGHSLEREMGFLAVHGFLHLLGYDHMNEEDEKRMFGRQEEILEQYGLKR; encoded by the coding sequence ATGATGCTACATGTTGAATATTTGAACGAAATCGATGAAAACAGCACTGAATTTCAAGAGCTATTAAGCAATGTTCTTGAAAAAGCAGCAGAGATGGAAGAAACAGGTCAAGCAGAAGTATCCATAACGATCGTGACAAAAGAAAGAATTCAAGAAATAAACAAGGAATACAGACAAAAAGATAGTGTGACAGATGTTATTTCTTTTGCTATGGAAGAAATGGGTGAAGACGAGACAGAGATCATCGGCGGTGAAGAAACAAGGTTCTTAGGCGATATTATCATCTGTCTAGATGTTGCGAAAGAGCAAGCGGAAGAGTACGGACACTCATTAGAGAGAGAAATGGGCTTTCTTGCGGTTCACGGCTTCTTGCATTTATTAGGCTATGACCATATGAATGAGGAAGATGAAAAAAGAATGTTTGGAAGACAAGAAGAAATTTTGGAGCAATATGGTCTGAAAAGATGA
- a CDS encoding HD family phosphohydrolase has protein sequence MANFRHLLSNYFRLSVATVSFIVMGIILFSLLVSNVTPNVVDVNVYERSPRDIQSPITIPLEDQTEARKKLAEESVKNEYTFNKDLALVQAEALDDLLDIVITINDSEEKKKKEDETTLSLDQKVIQLKDSINKSDISDETYIALAEASKAELNNVKSLAPDVVNKVLSEPIMVEEVEEARSEAIQLIRDNNLPYSLRNATEEITRSFIIANRTLDTEKTRQKRKEASDKVEEVVIREGEVLVKSGAVITPEIFDRLKKVGLLDQEMKTYPYYGLFLFVLIVMAGLYYFMKEEREKEHFRKYVTIYALLFTLTLVVMKVLSVSTELGLMSLMYAVPVAAGAMMIKMLFNEELAVVSTIIFALSAALIFNEQTAGNFNFIMSMYVLFNGISGIVFLGKTQQRSKILQAGFFVSFIAILTVASVLLLQNGKFTSLQIGLDLGCAAISGFISAVLTLGLLPVIESSFNILSVTKLIELSNPNHPILRKVLMEAPGTYHHSIMVANLSEAACESIGANGLLARVGSYYHDVGKTKRPHFFIENQMNMDNPHDKIAPQLSKTIITAHPYDGADMLRAEKIPKEIIDIAEQHHGTTLLKFFYHKAVQLTDKEVSESDFRYPGPKAQTKEVAIIGISDAVEAAVRSLSKPTPVKIDGIIRKIINDRLEDGQFDECDITLKELDIVAKTLTETLKGIFHSRIEYPEETKKVEKQ, from the coding sequence TTGGCCAATTTCAGGCATCTTTTGTCTAATTACTTTCGTTTGAGTGTAGCAACAGTATCTTTCATCGTAATGGGTATCATTCTTTTTTCTCTTTTAGTCAGTAACGTAACTCCTAATGTTGTAGATGTTAACGTTTATGAGCGTTCGCCACGTGATATTCAATCACCTATCACGATTCCGTTAGAAGATCAGACAGAAGCCAGAAAGAAACTGGCGGAAGAAAGTGTTAAGAATGAGTATACGTTTAATAAAGACCTCGCTTTAGTGCAAGCCGAAGCTTTGGATGACTTACTTGATATAGTCATAACCATTAACGATTCTGAAGAGAAGAAAAAAAAGGAAGACGAGACGACTCTTAGTTTAGATCAAAAAGTGATTCAATTAAAAGATTCAATCAATAAATCAGATATATCTGATGAAACGTATATTGCACTTGCTGAAGCAAGTAAAGCTGAATTAAACAATGTGAAAAGTTTAGCTCCTGATGTTGTGAACAAAGTGTTATCAGAGCCCATCATGGTCGAAGAAGTGGAAGAAGCGAGAAGTGAAGCCATTCAGCTCATACGTGATAATAATCTCCCTTATTCCCTTCGAAATGCGACAGAAGAGATCACACGAAGTTTTATTATCGCCAATCGAACGTTAGATACAGAGAAAACACGTCAAAAACGTAAAGAAGCGAGCGACAAAGTAGAGGAAGTAGTGATCAGAGAGGGAGAAGTTCTCGTAAAAAGCGGTGCAGTGATCACGCCTGAGATCTTTGATCGGCTAAAAAAGGTTGGATTGTTAGATCAAGAAATGAAAACATATCCGTATTACGGTCTATTCCTTTTTGTATTGATCGTAATGGCTGGTTTATATTATTTTATGAAAGAAGAGCGTGAAAAAGAGCATTTTCGAAAATATGTAACCATCTATGCGCTTTTGTTTACCTTAACTCTCGTTGTGATGAAAGTGTTGAGTGTTAGTACCGAACTCGGTCTTATGAGCCTCATGTATGCTGTTCCTGTTGCAGCAGGTGCGATGATGATCAAGATGTTGTTCAACGAAGAGCTTGCAGTTGTGTCTACGATAATCTTTGCACTAAGTGCTGCACTGATCTTTAATGAACAAACAGCAGGAAATTTTAACTTTATCATGAGTATGTATGTCTTGTTTAACGGTATTTCAGGGATCGTGTTTTTAGGAAAAACGCAACAACGTTCGAAAATCTTGCAAGCTGGATTTTTCGTTTCTTTTATAGCCATCCTAACAGTAGCGAGTGTGCTGTTATTGCAAAACGGAAAATTCACATCACTGCAGATTGGTTTAGATCTTGGTTGTGCAGCCATATCGGGTTTTATTTCAGCTGTACTAACCCTTGGGCTTCTACCCGTCATTGAATCGTCGTTTAACATTTTATCTGTAACGAAGTTGATCGAGCTTTCGAATCCTAACCATCCCATCCTAAGAAAAGTTCTCATGGAAGCACCAGGCACGTATCACCATAGCATCATGGTCGCCAATCTTTCAGAAGCGGCGTGTGAGTCTATTGGCGCTAATGGTTTATTAGCTAGAGTAGGATCCTACTACCATGATGTTGGAAAAACAAAAAGACCACACTTTTTTATTGAAAATCAGATGAATATGGACAACCCGCATGATAAGATAGCACCACAGTTAAGTAAGACGATCATCACAGCACACCCATATGATGGAGCTGATATGCTGCGAGCAGAAAAGATTCCGAAAGAGATCATTGATATCGCCGAGCAACACCATGGAACGACATTACTAAAATTTTTCTATCATAAAGCTGTTCAACTCACAGATAAGGAAGTATCAGAATCAGACTTCCGATATCCTGGGCCAAAAGCTCAAACGAAAGAAGTTGCCATCATCGGGATCTCTGATGCTGTTGAAGCAGCCGTTCGATCGCTTTCGAAACCTACACCGGTTAAGATCGATGGAATCATTCGTAAAATTATTAACGACAGGCTAGAAGATGGTCAGTTCGATGAATGTGATATCACGCTGAAAGAACTAGACATAGTTGCAAAAACACTTACTGAAACGTTAAAAGGAATTTTTCATTCCAGAATTGAGTATCCAGAAGAAACAAAAAAGGTGGAGAAACAATGA
- a CDS encoding PhoH family protein, translating into MSETKRLNSLQLENTTEAASLFGPNDAFLKVIEDKLNVSIVTRGEDILVSGELNKAEMVEETLSVLLKLVRKGIKISERDIVYAVQLAEKNMLDELSELYEEDIAVTAKGKPIRVKTLGQRHYVQSMRKRDLVFGVGPAGTGKTYLAVVMAVNALKEGKMKKIVLTRPAVEAGESLGFLPGDLKEKVDPYLRPLYDALHDLLGAEHTERLIERGTIEIAPLAYMRGRTLDESFVILDEAQNTTPEQMKMFITRLGFGSKMVITGDLTQIDLPRGKESGLKVTEKRLESVKGIDFIYLKQLDVVRHPLVQRIIEAYETYED; encoded by the coding sequence TTGTCAGAAACGAAAAGACTTAATTCATTACAACTCGAAAATACGACAGAAGCAGCATCACTCTTTGGTCCTAACGATGCTTTTTTAAAGGTGATTGAAGACAAGCTCAACGTAAGTATCGTCACCAGAGGAGAAGACATTTTAGTATCAGGTGAATTGAATAAAGCAGAAATGGTTGAAGAGACATTGTCTGTCTTGTTGAAATTGGTTCGAAAAGGAATCAAGATCTCAGAAAGAGACATTGTTTATGCTGTTCAGCTTGCCGAAAAAAATATGCTTGATGAATTAAGTGAACTTTATGAAGAAGATATTGCAGTTACTGCAAAAGGAAAACCAATCCGCGTAAAAACACTAGGACAGCGTCATTATGTGCAGTCTATGAGAAAGCGCGACCTTGTTTTTGGTGTCGGTCCTGCTGGTACAGGAAAAACCTATCTTGCGGTAGTTATGGCAGTCAACGCGTTAAAAGAAGGTAAGATGAAAAAGATCGTGCTTACACGTCCTGCGGTTGAAGCAGGTGAGAGCTTAGGGTTTCTCCCGGGTGATCTTAAAGAGAAAGTAGATCCTTATCTGCGTCCGCTCTATGATGCTCTACATGATCTTCTAGGAGCAGAACATACTGAGAGGCTAATCGAGCGTGGGACGATTGAAATTGCCCCGTTGGCGTACATGAGAGGGCGTACCCTTGATGAAAGCTTTGTTATTTTAGATGAGGCTCAAAATACTACACCAGAACAGATGAAGATGTTTATAACGCGTCTTGGTTTTGGATCGAAGATGGTCATCACAGGTGATCTTACACAGATTGATCTTCCTCGCGGGAAAGAATCGGGATTAAAAGTAACCGAAAAAAGGCTTGAAAGCGTTAAAGGCATTGATTTTATATACTTAAAACAACTGGATGTAGTTCGTCATCCACTTGTGCAGCGGATTATCGAAGCATATGAAACATACGAAGATTAA
- the yqfD gene encoding sporulation protein YqfD has translation MKTKWNHFKGYVRLEIIGQDSSSFINTCIQSGIGIWDIQPLDHNRALVSISVSDVQKARAILKENKLKIRIKEKKGTPFLLKRMWKRNGFILGMLSFICLLFLLSNMIWNINVTGANPKTEYELRKAAVELGVTKGKFIFLLPNVREIQRDLTEKMDNVTWIGVTQRGTSYRFEVVEKEIPEAKEITGPRHLVATKEAVIHSVFVEKGQPIVGVNDYVKKGSLLVSGLIGKEKKPELVSAKGKIWGEVWYQTEVEVPLNTSFQTYTGKYKNRHYVSLFGMNVPVYGFSEGEFKAKTETRNESPLYLAKWKTPFSYVKKEIRETDGVKRSYSKAEAIEVGKKMAKKELSKKLPHDAKINGEKVWQQNVSNGKVKLTMLYQVIENIASAQPIPIQQGE, from the coding sequence ATGAAGACAAAATGGAACCATTTTAAAGGGTATGTAAGGCTAGAAATTATTGGACAAGATTCTAGTTCATTTATCAATACTTGCATACAATCAGGAATTGGAATATGGGATATACAACCTCTTGATCACAACCGCGCACTCGTCTCTATTTCTGTTTCAGATGTACAAAAAGCAAGAGCTATATTAAAAGAGAATAAATTAAAGATCAGGATAAAAGAAAAGAAAGGAACGCCTTTTCTTCTGAAGAGAATGTGGAAGAGGAACGGGTTTATCCTCGGTATGCTCTCGTTTATTTGTCTATTATTTTTATTATCTAATATGATTTGGAATATTAATGTCACGGGGGCAAATCCTAAGACAGAATACGAGTTAAGAAAAGCTGCGGTAGAACTTGGAGTAACAAAGGGGAAATTTATTTTTTTGCTGCCGAATGTTAGAGAGATACAGCGAGATCTAACAGAGAAGATGGATAATGTTACGTGGATCGGTGTTACTCAACGAGGTACATCATACCGGTTTGAAGTGGTCGAAAAGGAGATACCAGAAGCGAAGGAAATTACAGGACCGAGACATCTTGTCGCTACAAAGGAAGCTGTTATTCACTCTGTATTCGTGGAAAAGGGACAACCTATTGTAGGAGTTAACGACTATGTTAAGAAAGGATCATTGTTAGTATCAGGTTTGATCGGAAAAGAAAAAAAACCAGAGCTTGTAAGTGCGAAAGGTAAAATTTGGGGAGAAGTCTGGTATCAGACAGAGGTCGAAGTCCCGTTAAACACTTCTTTTCAAACATATACCGGTAAATATAAGAATAGGCATTATGTTTCACTTTTTGGAATGAATGTTCCTGTATATGGATTTTCAGAAGGTGAATTTAAAGCTAAAACGGAAACGAGAAATGAATCACCTCTTTATCTAGCTAAGTGGAAAACCCCGTTTTCTTATGTAAAGAAAGAGATCAGGGAAACCGACGGAGTAAAACGTTCTTATAGTAAAGCCGAGGCAATCGAAGTAGGAAAAAAGATGGCAAAGAAAGAACTTTCAAAAAAATTACCCCATGATGCAAAAATTAATGGTGAAAAAGTTTGGCAACAAAACGTCTCGAATGGTAAAGTTAAATTAACGATGCTCTACCAAGTAATTGAAAATATTGCATCTGCACAACCTATACCTATCCAACAAGGAGAATGA
- the yqfC gene encoding sporulation protein YqfC — translation MGKLRQQVNKWMMQNLELPADVVMDLPRITMIGQLHIYIENHRGVKAFSNEQLTLKLKQGVIHIKGSEFVIKTILPEEILLEGTISSVDFENE, via the coding sequence ATGGGCAAATTGCGGCAGCAAGTAAACAAATGGATGATGCAAAACCTTGAGCTACCTGCAGATGTAGTGATGGACTTACCCCGGATCACGATGATCGGACAACTGCACATCTATATTGAGAACCATAGAGGGGTTAAGGCCTTCTCGAATGAACAGCTCACACTCAAACTAAAACAAGGCGTGATTCATATAAAAGGAAGTGAGTTTGTGATCAAAACGATTTTACCTGAAGAAATTTTGTTAGAGGGTACGATCTCTTCAGTTGATTTTGAAAACGAATAA
- the floA gene encoding flotillin-like protein FloA (flotillin-like protein involved in membrane lipid rafts) gives MLEFGSIASIVVIGLIVIALAVLFTFVPVMLWISALAAGVRVGIFTLVGMRLRRVIPNRVINPLIKAVKAGLDLSTNQLESHYLAGGNVDRVVNALIAAHRANIELSFERAAAIDLAGRDVLEAVQMSVNPKVIETPFIAGVALDGIEVKAKARITVRANIDRLVGGAGEETIIARVGEGIVSTIGSSATHKKVLENPDLISQTVLSKGLDAGTAFEILSIDIADIDIGKNIGAELQTDQAMADKNIAQAKAEERRAMAVAKEQEMKARVQEMRAKVVEAEAEVPMALAEALRSGNMGFMDYMNMKNIMADTTMRESISKSSNPDKENDDKGRKL, from the coding sequence ATGTTAGAATTCGGATCGATCGCCAGCATTGTAGTCATCGGATTGATTGTAATCGCTCTAGCTGTGTTATTTACGTTTGTACCCGTCATGTTATGGATTTCTGCATTGGCTGCAGGAGTTAGAGTAGGAATCTTTACATTAGTTGGGATGAGGTTAAGAAGAGTTATCCCGAACCGTGTAATTAATCCGCTAATTAAAGCTGTAAAAGCGGGACTTGATTTAAGTACGAACCAGCTCGAAAGTCACTATCTAGCTGGAGGAAATGTTGACAGAGTCGTAAATGCTTTGATTGCAGCACATCGTGCCAATATTGAACTAAGCTTTGAAAGAGCAGCTGCCATTGATCTTGCGGGGCGTGATGTTCTCGAAGCTGTTCAGATGAGTGTTAACCCTAAAGTGATAGAAACACCGTTTATCGCCGGTGTTGCATTGGACGGGATTGAAGTAAAAGCAAAAGCAAGAATTACTGTTCGTGCAAATATTGATCGTCTAGTAGGTGGAGCTGGTGAAGAAACGATAATCGCCCGTGTAGGAGAAGGAATCGTTAGTACGATTGGTTCTTCTGCAACACATAAAAAAGTACTTGAGAACCCGGATCTGATCTCACAAACGGTCCTTTCTAAAGGATTGGATGCTGGAACAGCTTTTGAGATTCTATCCATTGATATTGCAGACATCGATATCGGCAAGAACATTGGGGCGGAACTTCAAACAGATCAGGCGATGGCCGATAAGAATATTGCTCAGGCAAAAGCAGAAGAAAGACGTGCGATGGCCGTAGCGAAAGAACAAGAGATGAAAGCTAGAGTTCAAGAGATGAGAGCAAAAGTTGTAGAAGCAGAAGCAGAAGTGCCAATGGCATTAGCAGAAGCGCTTCGTTCAGGTAACATGGGTTTTATGGATTATATGAACATGAAGAACATCATGGCAGACACTACGATGCGCGAATCAATCAGCAAGTCATCAAACCCTGATAAAGAGAATGATGATAAAGGACGGAAGTTGTAA
- a CDS encoding NfeD family protein, whose protein sequence is MKRVRLFIYLICLIWGIYGVLSTSQVFAAGKGKTVTFIPVEHEVERGLEAFLDRSIHKAEKDGTDHIVLEIYTPGGRVDAALHIAKVMRESEIPITAYVVKNAFSAGAYIALNADQIVMKPSTTIGSAAVIDSQGNTAGQKAESAWKAEMLAAAELNERTPVYAEAMVDPDVEIPELGVEKGELLTLTASEALKVGYAEKIAEDRQELLAYLNLDEAKVLESNPTFADKVARFVTNPVVVPILLSLGSLGLVLELYTPGFGIAGSIGALSLLLFFYGHMIAGLAGWEALILFGVGLVLLILELFLPGGIIGILGVLAVLTGLIMAGGSLSGILISIAIAIVVTIIGSYFFLRSFGYNGSLKKLVLFDSTSSEKGYLSHKEREDLTGRIGVTATTLRPSGSLRLDDEFIDVVTEGSYIEKGTPVKIIKASGGRVVVREIENNE, encoded by the coding sequence ATGAAAAGGGTTCGATTGTTCATCTATTTAATTTGTCTGATTTGGGGAATTTATGGTGTACTCTCAACTTCACAAGTATTTGCAGCAGGTAAAGGTAAGACAGTGACGTTCATACCTGTGGAACATGAGGTGGAAAGAGGCCTTGAAGCTTTCTTAGATCGCAGTATCCATAAGGCAGAGAAAGATGGAACCGATCATATCGTTCTAGAGATTTATACTCCTGGAGGCAGAGTAGACGCTGCACTACATATCGCAAAAGTCATGAGAGAATCAGAAATTCCAATCACAGCGTATGTGGTTAAGAACGCTTTCTCAGCAGGAGCGTATATCGCTTTAAATGCTGATCAGATAGTTATGAAGCCATCTACTACGATCGGATCTGCGGCAGTGATCGACAGTCAAGGGAATACCGCTGGACAAAAAGCTGAGTCTGCATGGAAAGCAGAAATGCTAGCAGCAGCAGAGCTGAATGAAAGAACTCCGGTTTATGCTGAGGCGATGGTAGACCCAGACGTTGAGATCCCTGAACTAGGCGTAGAAAAAGGGGAATTGCTTACGCTTACAGCCAGTGAAGCACTGAAAGTAGGCTATGCTGAAAAAATCGCAGAAGATCGTCAAGAACTCTTAGCTTATCTGAATCTGGATGAGGCTAAAGTTTTAGAATCTAATCCTACTTTTGCTGATAAGGTAGCACGCTTTGTTACTAACCCTGTCGTAGTGCCTATTCTCTTATCATTAGGAAGCCTTGGGCTCGTTTTAGAGCTTTACACACCTGGCTTTGGAATAGCAGGCTCTATCGGTGCATTATCATTATTGTTGTTCTTTTACGGACATATGATAGCAGGTCTAGCCGGTTGGGAAGCACTCATACTATTTGGTGTTGGACTTGTCTTGCTGATCTTAGAATTGTTTCTGCCTGGTGGTATAATCGGTATACTGGGGGTGTTGGCAGTGTTAACAGGATTGATCATGGCAGGAGGATCTTTATCAGGAATTTTGATCTCGATTGCAATCGCGATCGTTGTAACAATCATTGGATCTTATTTCTTTTTACGATCATTTGGCTATAACGGTTCTTTAAAGAAACTTGTTCTATTTGATTCTACTAGCTCTGAAAAAGGATACTTATCTCATAAAGAACGAGAAGACTTAACAGGCAGGATCGGCGTCACTGCTACAACACTGCGACCTTCTGGAAGTTTAAGACTTGATGATGAGTTCATAGATGTAGTGACAGAAGGATCGTATATTGAAAAAGGAACGCCTGTAAAGATTATCAAAGCATCAGGTGGACGTGTTGTAGTGAGAGAAATAGAAAATAATGAATAA
- a CDS encoding GatB/YqeY domain-containing protein: MSLLNELNQDMKQAMKDKNKQKLSVIRMLKASLQNEAIKQGRELNEEEELTVLVREMKQRKDSLQEFEKAGRDDLVAGLQDEIAVLTPYLPKQLSEEELQEIVAQTISEIGASSKADMGKVMGALMPKVKGKADGGLVNRIVQQQLS; this comes from the coding sequence ATGAGTCTTCTTAATGAATTAAACCAAGATATGAAACAAGCGATGAAGGACAAGAACAAGCAGAAACTTTCAGTAATTCGCATGCTTAAGGCATCACTTCAAAATGAAGCCATCAAACAAGGACGTGAATTAAACGAGGAAGAAGAGCTTACCGTTCTTGTACGCGAAATGAAACAAAGAAAAGACTCCCTCCAAGAATTCGAAAAAGCTGGCCGCGATGATCTAGTCGCTGGACTTCAAGATGAAATCGCTGTTCTTACGCCATATTTACCAAAACAGCTGTCTGAAGAAGAACTACAAGAAATAGTTGCTCAAACGATTTCTGAAATTGGTGCTTCTTCTAAAGCGGATATGGGTAAAGTTATGGGGGCTCTTATGCCCAAAGTTAAAGGGAAAGCCGATGGTGGACTCGTTAACCGTATTGTACAGCAACAATTATCATAA
- the rpsU gene encoding 30S ribosomal protein S21, whose amino-acid sequence MAETRIRKNESIDDALRRFKRSVSKDGTLAEVKKRKHYEKPSVKRKKKAEAARKRKF is encoded by the coding sequence ATGGCAGAAACACGTATTCGCAAGAATGAATCCATTGATGATGCTCTTCGTCGTTTTAAAAGATCCGTTTCCAAAGATGGAACATTGGCTGAAGTTAAAAAGCGCAAGCATTATGAAAAGCCAAGCGTAAAGCGTAAGAAGAAGGCTGAGGCAGCAAGAAAGCGTAAGTTCTAA
- the deoC gene encoding deoxyribose-phosphate aldolase has translation MSNLNVARMIDHTALKAETSKKEILTLCEEAKKYNFFSVCVNPTWVYTAFEQLKDSDVAVCTVIGFPLGANTPEVKAFETKNAIENGATEVDMVINIGALKDGNYELVEQDVRAVVEAAKGKALTKAIIETSLLTNEEKVKACEIAVKAGIDFVKTSTGFSTGGATVEDIKLMRETVGPNIGVKASGAVRDRETALAMIDAGATRIGASAGIAIVEGGTSTSDY, from the coding sequence ATGAGCAATTTAAACGTTGCAAGAATGATCGACCATACAGCATTAAAAGCTGAAACTTCAAAGAAAGAAATCTTAACTCTTTGTGAGGAAGCTAAAAAATATAATTTCTTTTCTGTTTGTGTTAATCCAACTTGGGTTTATACAGCATTCGAACAATTAAAAGATTCTGACGTAGCAGTTTGTACTGTAATTGGTTTTCCGTTAGGTGCAAACACTCCAGAAGTTAAAGCTTTCGAAACGAAGAATGCAATTGAAAACGGTGCAACTGAAGTAGATATGGTTATCAACATCGGTGCATTAAAAGATGGAAACTACGAGTTAGTCGAACAAGATGTTCGTGCAGTTGTTGAAGCTGCTAAAGGTAAAGCTTTAACAAAAGCGATCATCGAAACTTCTCTTCTTACAAACGAAGAAAAAGTGAAAGCATGTGAGATTGCAGTTAAAGCAGGTATCGATTTTGTAAAAACATCAACAGGATTCTCTACAGGTGGAGCAACGGTAGAAGACATTAAATTGATGCGTGAGACAGTTGGTCCGAACATCGGTGTGAAAGCTTCTGGTGCTGTACGTGACCGTGAGACGGCTTTAGCTATGATCGATGCAGGTGCTACACGTATCGGTGCAAGCGCTGGAATCGCGATTGTTGAAGGCGGAACTTCTACTTCCGATTATTAA
- the mtaB gene encoding tRNA (N(6)-L-threonylcarbamoyladenosine(37)-C(2))-methylthiotransferase MtaB, producing MPSVAFHTLGCKVNHYETEAIWQLFQAEGYDRTDFDSTADVYVINTCTVTNTGDKKSRQVIRRAIRKNPDAVICVTGCYAQTSPAEIMAIPGVDVVVGTQDRSKMLTYIQQYKEERMPINGVSNIMKARVYEELDVPAFTDRTRASLKIQEGCNNFCTFCIIPWARGLLRSRKPEDVLSQAQQLVDSGYKEIVLTGIHTAGYGEDMKDYSFAKLLDDLDKNISGLKRIRISSIEASQISDEVIEVMGRSDKVVPHLHIPLQSGSNTVLQRMRRKYSMEMFGERLDRLKEALPGLAITSDVIVGFPGETEEEFMETYRFIEKHKFMELHVFPYSKRTGTPAAKMEDQVPEDIKNERVHKLIALSDQLAKEYASNYEDTVVEVIPEEAFKEDPTNKLYVGYTPNYLKVLFEGNEDMIGKLVKVKITEAGYPYNKGVFVKQEMEEILKQAVSS from the coding sequence ATGCCATCCGTAGCATTTCATACATTAGGTTGTAAAGTAAATCATTATGAGACTGAAGCGATCTGGCAGCTTTTCCAAGCTGAAGGATATGACCGTACTGATTTTGATAGTACAGCAGACGTCTATGTCATCAATACATGTACTGTAACGAACACTGGTGATAAAAAGAGCAGACAAGTAATACGAAGAGCTATCCGGAAAAACCCGGACGCTGTTATTTGTGTAACAGGTTGCTATGCTCAAACATCGCCTGCAGAAATTATGGCGATTCCAGGAGTAGACGTTGTAGTCGGTACACAAGACCGTTCTAAAATGCTTACTTACATTCAACAGTATAAAGAAGAACGCATGCCTATCAATGGTGTGTCTAACATCATGAAAGCACGTGTTTATGAGGAACTAGATGTTCCGGCATTTACCGATCGAACTAGAGCGTCGCTCAAGATACAAGAAGGATGCAATAATTTCTGTACGTTCTGTATTATTCCTTGGGCAAGAGGTCTTCTTCGTTCTCGGAAACCGGAAGATGTACTTTCTCAGGCTCAGCAGCTTGTGGACTCTGGTTATAAAGAGATCGTTCTTACCGGCATTCATACTGCTGGATACGGAGAAGATATGAAGGATTATTCTTTTGCGAAGTTGTTGGATGATCTTGATAAGAACATCTCAGGATTAAAACGTATCCGTATCTCATCCATTGAGGCTAGTCAGATCTCTGATGAAGTGATTGAAGTTATGGGTAGATCTGATAAAGTAGTTCCTCATCTGCACATACCCCTGCAATCAGGGTCAAACACTGTGCTTCAACGAATGAGACGAAAATATTCGATGGAGATGTTCGGTGAAAGATTAGACCGTTTAAAAGAGGCTCTTCCAGGACTTGCGATAACATCAGATGTTATTGTTGGTTTTCCGGGAGAGACAGAAGAGGAGTTTATGGAAACGTATCGTTTCATCGAGAAACATAAATTTATGGAACTTCACGTATTCCCTTATTCCAAACGTACGGGTACTCCAGCTGCAAAGATGGAAGATCAAGTTCCAGAAGATATTAAAAACGAACGTGTACACAAGCTGATCGCTCTATCTGATCAATTAGCAAAAGAATATGCATCCAACTATGAAGATACAGTTGTGGAAGTAATTCCTGAAGAGGCGTTTAAAGAAGATCCTACAAACAAACTATACGTAGGATACACTCCGAATTATCTTAAAGTTTTGTTTGAAGGAAACGAAGATATGATTGGTAAATTGGTTAAAGTGAAAATCACTGAAGCTGGGTATCCTTATAATAAAGGTGTATTTGTAAAACAAGAAATGGAAGAAATCCTAAAGCAAGCTGTTTCAAGCTAA